In one Cystobacter fuscus DSM 2262 genomic region, the following are encoded:
- a CDS encoding lamin tail domain-containing protein, with protein sequence MTKTASWYTPIDRRWLSSAMAFTLMACGATPQEEAEGESTHIQEAELAGTTRVRLMAANISSGNNQSYDPGEGIRIFQGTKPDVVMIQEFNYGDNSTTAIRSFVNTAFGSSFYYYREAGAQIPNGVISRYPIIASGEWDDNQVDNRDYAWARIDIPGPKDLWVVSVHLLTASSTVRNTEAGNLVNFIKANIPTGDFLAIGGDFNSDTRSEPCFSTFSSVVSTASPYPADKNGNVNTNASRAKPYDHVLVNSALRTYQTSTVIGTSSFSAGLVVDTRVYSPLSDISPAQSADSGSTNMQHMAIIKDFLVPSDTTTTGVTVLSPNGGESWTTGNTYAITWSASGVTNVKLEYTLNGSTWTTLTSSTPASAGSYSWTVPTTATTTARVRVSDAANSTLTDSSDAAFTLTSSGGGGGSAQVRINEVLANEAGSDVNGEFIELVNTGTAAADLSGWTLSDATGTRHTFASGTSLAAGKAIVVFGAAAGIPSGVTNAVGASTAQLNLSNSGDTVTLKNSAGTTSDTVTYGSALSGTDGVSFNRNPDVTGTSFSLHTSVASTSSSPGKRANGTAF encoded by the coding sequence ATGACAAAAACCGCTTCCTGGTACACGCCCATCGACCGCCGTTGGCTCTCCAGTGCCATGGCCTTCACCCTGATGGCGTGCGGAGCCACACCCCAGGAAGAAGCAGAGGGGGAGTCCACGCACATCCAGGAGGCGGAGCTGGCCGGCACCACCCGGGTGCGGTTGATGGCCGCCAACATCTCCAGCGGCAACAACCAGAGCTACGACCCGGGCGAGGGCATCCGCATCTTCCAGGGAACGAAGCCCGACGTGGTGATGATCCAGGAGTTCAACTACGGCGACAACTCCACCACCGCCATCCGCTCCTTCGTCAACACCGCCTTCGGCTCGAGCTTCTATTACTACCGCGAGGCCGGCGCGCAGATCCCCAACGGCGTCATCAGCCGCTACCCCATCATCGCCTCGGGCGAGTGGGACGACAACCAGGTGGACAACCGCGACTACGCCTGGGCGCGCATCGACATCCCCGGCCCCAAGGATCTCTGGGTGGTGAGCGTGCACCTGCTCACCGCGAGCAGCACCGTGCGCAACACCGAGGCGGGCAACCTCGTCAACTTCATCAAGGCCAACATCCCCACGGGGGACTTCCTCGCCATCGGCGGCGACTTCAACTCCGACACCCGGAGCGAGCCGTGCTTCTCCACCTTCTCCTCCGTGGTCTCCACCGCGAGCCCCTACCCCGCGGACAAGAATGGCAACGTCAACACCAACGCCAGCCGCGCCAAGCCGTATGACCACGTGCTGGTGAACAGCGCCCTGCGCACCTACCAGACGTCCACCGTCATCGGCACGAGCTCCTTCAGCGCGGGCCTCGTGGTGGACACGCGCGTGTACTCGCCCCTGTCGGACATCTCCCCGGCGCAGAGCGCCGACAGCGGCTCCACCAACATGCAGCACATGGCCATCATCAAGGACTTCCTCGTCCCCTCGGACACCACCACCACGGGCGTCACCGTGCTCTCGCCCAACGGCGGCGAGAGCTGGACGACGGGCAACACGTACGCCATCACCTGGTCGGCCTCGGGCGTGACGAACGTGAAGCTGGAGTACACGCTCAACGGCTCCACCTGGACGACCCTCACCTCCAGCACCCCGGCCTCCGCGGGCAGCTACTCCTGGACGGTGCCCACCACCGCCACCACCACCGCCCGCGTGCGCGTGAGCGATGCCGCGAACTCCACCCTCACCGACTCGAGCGACGCGGCCTTCACCCTCACCTCGTCCGGCGGCGGGGGCGGCTCCGCCCAGGTCCGTATCAACGAGGTGCTCGCCAACGAGGCCGGCTCGGACGTGAACGGCGAGTTCATCGAGCTGGTCAACACCGGCACCGCCGCCGCGGACCTCTCCGGCTGGACGCTCTCGGACGCCACCGGCACGCGCCACACCTTCGCCAGCGGCACGAGCCTCGCCGCGGGCAAGGCCATCGTCGTGTTCGGCGCCGCCGCGGGCATCCCCTCGGGCGTCACCAACGCCGTGGGCGCCTCCACCGCCCAGCTCAACCTGAGCAACAGCGGCGACACCGTGACCCTCAAGAACTCGGCGGGCACGACCTCGGACACCGTCACCTACGGCTCCGCCCTCTCCGGCACGGATGGCGTGTCCTTCAACCGCAACCCGGACGTCACCGGCACCTCGTTCTCGCTGCACACGAGCGTGGCCAGCACCTCCTCGTCCCCGGGCAAGCGCGCCAACGGCACCGCCTTCTGA
- a CDS encoding DUSAM domain-containing protein, whose product MRQLFPAVRRAASMALPHVLATTEVIMDAPHDWDRVLELYARLERNEAISVDAAVCDLCRRVARDVAISHDDAERALLTSSGAETLIREMRRRIFEGSRRLSRALVDSARRKKAGDVAGAREMLEAVLAIEVVPLYREQAEIALDYVDDPEDEGPDMSGGGC is encoded by the coding sequence ATGCGACAATTGTTTCCGGCGGTGCGAAGGGCAGCATCAATGGCCCTACCACATGTGCTGGCCACAACCGAGGTGATCATGGATGCGCCCCACGATTGGGACAGAGTGCTTGAGCTGTATGCCAGGCTTGAGCGGAACGAAGCGATCAGCGTAGATGCGGCTGTGTGCGACCTCTGCCGGCGAGTGGCGCGGGACGTGGCCATCAGCCATGACGACGCGGAACGCGCATTGCTCACCTCCTCCGGAGCGGAAACACTCATACGAGAGATGCGTCGCCGGATTTTCGAGGGAAGTCGGCGGCTATCCCGGGCGCTCGTTGATTCCGCCCGCCGCAAGAAAGCAGGGGATGTGGCCGGAGCGCGAGAGATGCTGGAGGCAGTGTTGGCTATTGAGGTCGTACCCCTCTATCGGGAACAGGCCGAAATCGCACTCGATTACGTGGATGACCCGGAGGATGAGGGCCCTGACATGAGCGGGGGCGGCTGTTGA
- a CDS encoding alpha/beta hydrolase family protein, translated as MFRYFPKNYVWNLSVDLAIEMGARIGEIEEMCAPLLAASEQPDADGTRAFMRTWVAMGDKLRVLAEDDERAGRLISAGDKLQRASVYYLTAERMQGHGNPERAPLYARVLETFKKGMALSHVNCERVEIPYEGKHLAGLYVRAEGVSGRQPILVQVNGLDSTKEMKYFVGLPRWLARRGVASLVIDQPGTGEALRLHDLKAVYDSERWASKVVDWLETRDDIDARRIGLEGVSLGGYYCPRAVAFEPRFAMGVVWGANHDWRDVQKKRLQKEGSFPVPHYWEHVRWVWGAKDMDDFMRIAENVHLDGILERIRVPFLVTHGEKDSQIPLKWAERTYEQLINSPKRELKVFTAREGGVQHSSFDNSANAGAFIADWVAETLGGRTA; from the coding sequence ATGTTTCGCTACTTCCCCAAGAACTATGTCTGGAATCTGTCGGTCGACCTCGCGATCGAGATGGGCGCGCGCATCGGGGAGATCGAGGAGATGTGCGCGCCGCTGCTCGCCGCTTCGGAGCAACCGGATGCCGACGGCACGCGCGCCTTCATGCGGACCTGGGTCGCGATGGGCGACAAACTGCGCGTGCTGGCGGAGGACGACGAGCGCGCGGGCCGGTTGATTTCCGCGGGTGACAAGCTTCAGCGCGCCTCGGTGTACTACCTCACCGCCGAGCGCATGCAGGGCCATGGCAATCCCGAGCGCGCGCCGCTGTACGCCCGCGTACTGGAGACCTTCAAGAAGGGCATGGCGCTGTCGCATGTCAACTGCGAGCGGGTGGAGATCCCGTATGAAGGCAAGCACCTCGCGGGCCTCTACGTCCGCGCCGAGGGCGTGAGTGGCCGACAGCCCATCCTGGTGCAGGTGAATGGCTTGGACAGCACGAAGGAGATGAAATACTTCGTGGGCCTGCCGCGCTGGCTGGCGCGGCGAGGGGTGGCGTCGCTGGTGATCGACCAGCCCGGCACCGGCGAGGCGCTGCGCCTGCACGACCTGAAGGCGGTGTACGACAGCGAGCGCTGGGCCAGCAAGGTCGTCGACTGGCTGGAGACCCGGGACGACATCGATGCCCGGCGCATCGGCCTCGAGGGCGTGTCGCTCGGTGGCTACTACTGCCCGCGGGCGGTGGCCTTCGAGCCGCGGTTCGCGATGGGCGTGGTGTGGGGTGCCAACCATGACTGGCGCGACGTGCAGAAGAAGCGGCTGCAGAAGGAAGGCAGCTTCCCGGTGCCGCACTACTGGGAGCACGTGCGCTGGGTCTGGGGCGCGAAGGACATGGACGACTTCATGCGCATCGCCGAGAACGTGCACCTCGACGGCATCCTCGAGCGCATCCGGGTGCCCTTCCTGGTGACCCACGGCGAGAAGGACTCGCAAATCCCTCTCAAGTGGGCCGAGCGCACCTACGAACAACTCATCAACAGCCCGAAGCGGGAGCTCAAGGTGTTCACCGCGCGGGAAGGCGGTGTGCAGCACAGCAGTTTCGACAACAGCGCCAACGCGGGCGCCTTCATCGCCGACTGGGTCGCTGAAACCCTGGGCGGTCGCACGGCCTGA
- a CDS encoding AsmA family protein, protein MSQQPLKKKRWPYILGGVVLLLVVAGAIALWRLDAFLLERARAEAATYAKQLGRPIEIGDVSTRLLPSVGAEVENVVVGAAEGEPVPLLEMKRLEVAVALWPALTSGGKDIQVKNAEVSGLTLNYVQLPDGTTNVSRVQDKLAEQPPAEEPADEAPTDLSAVRVDRAAITDATLRLVDRTGAQPRELAINDLDVEVKDLRAGKPLEVVLHAAVLTDKQNFHVTLNAAPLPPSLIPVPERLVIQSEPIDLTPLGPFLGPEVGLQAGSLRADWKAELGAAVPGGNGPTSLQGGLQARGLRFAGAEGGKALDVVVDTDVSGDMKAGDLSLKKLLLELGPARLTGKGEVKGLLSEAPSMKDFELVGENLDPELLAEYYPPLRKSLANQVAGPVGLVVKAEGTQQEQALNVDVDLTPVRLRIPEQLSKEKGGPMRLTARVTGAAASGGALRFEAKTDLGGVDMRPGGLLNKRPGQTFTVDTAGTYQPESGKSPLKVDLGRLNVALLDTTLTGKASVAMAGEGAKQTTTFSLSMKSPRINADELMVEDEPESEGKAPTEEPPSDPQRFKGMSGDVHLEIGALRMSDMDFSNMLVDVKMKDDLITVERFTTGVYGGTVSASGSSVRMGPPAAERPFELKAEVKGMDMAEALASRVPKKVLGGKFDGQMNLQGVGYETESLKERLAGAIEGNLAGGVFFGADLPAVVSGPLVKALPFAGKALSSEGVTQLAEQLPFGVKIQNGVAQLSKPITWTRPEAAMSFDGGIRLDGTLDLAGSVNLQPSLVQKLTLGKVTPPEALPVAMKLTGKAWSPEVTGLDVMPAVTTLAKLAAAGAATSLLGDKGKQVGQIITGGTDAAKEAARAEAEKRKQELEEKARQEAEAARKKAEEKAKDKLKGIFKR, encoded by the coding sequence ATGTCGCAACAACCGCTGAAGAAGAAGCGCTGGCCCTACATCCTGGGCGGCGTCGTCCTGTTGCTCGTGGTGGCCGGAGCCATCGCCCTGTGGAGGCTCGACGCCTTCCTGCTCGAGCGCGCCCGCGCCGAGGCCGCCACCTACGCGAAGCAGCTCGGCCGGCCCATCGAGATTGGCGACGTGTCCACCCGCCTGCTGCCCTCCGTGGGCGCCGAGGTGGAGAACGTCGTGGTGGGCGCCGCCGAGGGAGAGCCGGTGCCGCTCCTGGAGATGAAGCGCCTGGAGGTGGCCGTGGCGCTCTGGCCCGCGCTCACCTCGGGGGGCAAGGACATCCAGGTGAAGAACGCCGAGGTGTCCGGCCTCACCCTCAACTACGTGCAACTGCCGGACGGCACCACCAACGTCTCGCGCGTGCAGGACAAGCTCGCCGAGCAGCCTCCGGCCGAGGAGCCCGCCGACGAAGCGCCGACGGACCTGTCCGCCGTGCGGGTGGACCGGGCCGCGATCACCGACGCCACCCTGCGCCTCGTCGACCGGACGGGCGCGCAGCCGCGCGAGCTGGCCATCAACGACCTCGACGTGGAGGTGAAGGACCTGCGCGCGGGCAAGCCCCTGGAGGTGGTGCTCCACGCCGCGGTGCTCACCGACAAGCAGAACTTCCACGTCACCCTGAACGCGGCGCCGCTGCCCCCCTCGCTCATCCCCGTGCCCGAGCGGCTGGTCATCCAGTCCGAGCCCATCGATCTCACGCCGTTGGGACCCTTCCTCGGCCCCGAGGTGGGGCTCCAGGCGGGCTCGCTGCGCGCGGACTGGAAGGCGGAGCTGGGCGCGGCGGTGCCCGGAGGCAACGGCCCCACGTCGCTCCAAGGTGGGCTCCAGGCCCGGGGCCTGCGCTTCGCGGGCGCCGAGGGCGGCAAGGCGCTCGACGTGGTGGTGGACACCGACGTGTCGGGCGACATGAAGGCGGGAGACTTGTCGCTCAAGAAGCTGCTGCTGGAGCTCGGCCCGGCGCGCCTCACCGGCAAGGGCGAGGTGAAGGGCCTGCTCTCGGAGGCGCCGTCCATGAAGGACTTCGAGCTGGTGGGAGAGAACCTCGATCCCGAGCTGCTCGCCGAGTACTACCCGCCGCTGCGCAAGTCCCTGGCCAACCAGGTGGCGGGCCCCGTGGGCCTGGTGGTGAAGGCGGAGGGGACGCAGCAGGAGCAGGCGCTCAACGTGGACGTGGACCTGACGCCGGTGCGGCTGCGCATCCCCGAGCAGCTCTCCAAGGAGAAGGGCGGCCCCATGCGGCTGACGGCCCGGGTGACGGGCGCCGCGGCCAGCGGGGGCGCGCTGCGCTTCGAGGCGAAGACGGACCTCGGGGGCGTGGACATGCGTCCGGGCGGCCTGCTCAACAAGCGTCCGGGGCAGACCTTCACCGTGGACACCGCGGGCACCTACCAGCCCGAGAGTGGCAAGTCGCCCCTCAAGGTGGACCTGGGCCGGCTCAACGTGGCGCTGCTCGACACCACCCTGACGGGCAAGGCGTCGGTGGCGATGGCGGGCGAGGGCGCGAAGCAGACGACGACGTTCTCCCTGTCCATGAAGAGCCCGCGCATCAACGCGGACGAGCTGATGGTGGAGGACGAGCCGGAGAGCGAGGGCAAGGCGCCCACCGAGGAGCCCCCGTCGGATCCCCAGCGCTTCAAGGGCATGAGCGGCGACGTGCACCTGGAGATCGGCGCGCTGCGGATGAGCGACATGGACTTCTCCAACATGCTCGTGGACGTGAAGATGAAGGATGACCTCATCACCGTGGAGCGCTTCACCACGGGGGTGTACGGCGGCACGGTGTCGGCGAGTGGCAGCTCGGTGCGGATGGGGCCTCCGGCGGCAGAGCGGCCCTTCGAGCTGAAGGCGGAGGTGAAGGGCATGGACATGGCGGAGGCGCTCGCCTCGCGCGTGCCCAAGAAGGTGCTGGGCGGCAAGTTCGACGGCCAGATGAACCTGCAGGGCGTGGGCTACGAGACCGAGAGCCTCAAGGAGCGGCTCGCGGGCGCCATCGAGGGCAACCTCGCGGGCGGCGTGTTCTTCGGCGCGGACCTGCCCGCGGTGGTGTCCGGACCGCTCGTCAAGGCGCTGCCCTTCGCGGGCAAGGCGCTGAGCAGCGAGGGCGTGACGCAGCTCGCCGAGCAACTGCCCTTCGGCGTGAAGATCCAGAACGGCGTGGCGCAGCTGTCCAAGCCCATCACCTGGACGCGGCCCGAGGCGGCGATGAGCTTCGATGGCGGCATCCGGCTGGATGGCACGCTGGACCTGGCGGGCTCGGTGAACCTCCAGCCGTCACTGGTGCAGAAGCTGACGCTCGGCAAGGTGACGCCTCCCGAGGCCCTGCCGGTGGCGATGAAGCTCACGGGCAAGGCGTGGAGCCCCGAGGTGACGGGGCTGGA
- a CDS encoding cyclase family protein: MNTQGLRFVDLSVTLENNEYTDPPTLLPHIEYSDHAEGAKEMATMFPGLNPDQLPEREGWAGERMKLIAHNGTHMDAPWHYASTTDGGKPAYGIEALPLDWCFRPGVKLDFRDKPNGHVVTAAEVEAELERIGHTLQPLDIVLVNTAAAVLYGKPGYLEAGCGMGREATLYLLERGVRVVGTDAWSWDAPFKYTRERFAKTGDASLIWEGHKAGRDIGYGQMEKLTNLDQLPPFGYTVSCFPYKIKNGSAGFTRAVAIFNARA; this comes from the coding sequence ATGAACACCCAGGGGCTGCGCTTCGTCGATCTCTCCGTCACGCTCGAGAACAATGAGTACACGGACCCGCCCACGCTCCTGCCGCACATCGAGTATTCGGATCATGCGGAGGGCGCGAAGGAGATGGCCACGATGTTCCCGGGCCTCAACCCCGACCAGCTGCCGGAGCGTGAGGGGTGGGCGGGCGAGCGGATGAAGCTCATCGCGCACAACGGCACGCACATGGACGCGCCCTGGCACTACGCCTCGACGACGGATGGCGGCAAGCCGGCCTACGGCATCGAGGCGCTGCCACTCGACTGGTGCTTCCGTCCGGGCGTGAAGCTGGACTTCCGCGACAAGCCCAACGGGCATGTGGTCACGGCCGCGGAGGTCGAGGCGGAGCTCGAGCGCATCGGCCACACGCTCCAGCCCCTGGACATCGTGCTCGTGAATACCGCCGCGGCGGTGCTCTACGGCAAGCCCGGCTACCTGGAGGCCGGGTGCGGCATGGGCCGCGAGGCGACGCTCTACCTGCTGGAGCGGGGCGTGCGCGTGGTGGGCACGGACGCCTGGAGCTGGGACGCGCCGTTCAAGTACACGCGGGAACGGTTCGCGAAGACGGGCGACGCGTCTCTCATCTGGGAAGGCCACAAGGCCGGCCGCGACATCGGCTACGGCCAGATGGAGAAGCTCACCAACCTCGACCAGTTGCCGCCCTTCGGCTACACGGTCTCCTGCTTCCCCTACAAGATCAAGAATGGCTCGGCGGGCTTCACGCGCGCCGTCGCCATCTTCAACGCACGGGCTTGA
- a CDS encoding LysR family transcriptional regulator: MRFQNLDLNLLVALDVLLEERNVSRAAARVHMSQSAMSGALGRLREFFGDELLVQVGRQMVPTPRAESLARSVRDILLRIQSAVEAKPSFDPASARRTFRIVTSDYVTEVLLADVVRRLQRVAPGISLELTAPGTAMGEALQRGELDFIITPDTHTQELHPKEALFEETYCCAIWTGNTRVGDTLSLEQYLELGHIGVTLGKQAPSAEQGFLERFGHERQIEVTVPSFCTVPHLLVGTDLVATMHSRLARLYARLLPLRILPLPIEFPPLVEMLQWSRYFEDDPGVRWMRELFQTCVAEQNSNPGT; the protein is encoded by the coding sequence ATGAGGTTCCAGAACCTGGACTTGAACCTGTTGGTGGCGCTCGACGTCCTGCTCGAGGAGCGGAATGTCTCTCGGGCAGCCGCAAGGGTGCACATGAGCCAGTCCGCCATGAGCGGTGCGCTCGGGAGGCTGCGTGAGTTCTTCGGCGACGAGCTCCTGGTGCAGGTCGGGCGCCAGATGGTTCCGACCCCCCGGGCGGAGAGCCTCGCGCGGAGTGTCCGGGACATCTTGTTGCGCATCCAGTCAGCGGTCGAGGCGAAGCCCAGCTTCGACCCGGCGTCGGCCCGGCGCACGTTCCGGATCGTCACCTCCGATTACGTCACGGAGGTGTTGCTCGCGGACGTGGTGCGCCGGCTCCAGCGCGTGGCGCCGGGAATCTCGCTGGAACTCACGGCCCCGGGCACGGCCATGGGCGAGGCCCTCCAACGGGGAGAACTCGACTTCATCATCACACCCGACACGCACACCCAGGAGCTCCATCCCAAGGAAGCCCTCTTCGAGGAGACCTACTGCTGCGCCATCTGGACGGGCAATACCCGGGTCGGCGACACCCTGTCGCTCGAGCAGTACCTGGAGTTGGGGCATATCGGCGTCACGCTCGGCAAACAGGCGCCATCCGCCGAACAGGGCTTCCTGGAGCGGTTCGGGCACGAGCGCCAGATCGAGGTGACCGTCCCCAGCTTCTGCACCGTGCCCCATCTGCTCGTCGGCACGGACCTGGTCGCGACGATGCATTCCCGCCTGGCCCGGCTCTACGCGCGGCTGCTGCCGCTGCGCATCCTGCCACTGCCGATCGAATTCCCTCCCCTGGTCGAGATGCTCCAGTGGAGCCGCTACTTCGAGGACGACCCCGGGGTGCGCTGGATGCGCGAGCTGTTCCAGACATGTGTGGCCGAGCAGAACTCCAACCCGGGCACCTGA
- a CDS encoding glycosyltransferase, producing MRVLFSSLSGTGHFHPLVPTARALQKAGHEVAFAVPAPFQPVVEANGFGSFATGVGFETVVGTDPQEVQKRQEAAMRADASARLEMMTRMFVDGFTRRKLPDLTALCERWRPDLIVRESMDLAAALVGEKLGIPHASIQVGGGLIGGADQPFFMARLEAVRAEFGLKPDPELREPFRHLHLSFMPASYFEPRLPPTTRYLKLEVFDQSGSEGLPGWVSSLSGRPVVYATLGTAFNKLIHLLGTIAKGLQEEPVELIITVGRDLDPAVLGPQPAHVHVERYIPQSLLLPRCDLAIMHGGYNSVMSALYAGLPGLIMPIAADQPINAQACARIGLARVVMPDTLTPQLIRQQVREMLADGAYRERARRLQAEALALPGLEHGVALLERLAREKTLPAGS from the coding sequence ATGCGCGTGCTCTTCTCGTCCCTCTCCGGTACGGGTCATTTCCATCCACTGGTGCCCACGGCGCGGGCGCTCCAGAAAGCTGGTCACGAAGTAGCCTTCGCCGTGCCCGCGCCGTTCCAGCCGGTGGTGGAGGCCAATGGGTTTGGCTCCTTCGCGACGGGCGTCGGCTTCGAGACGGTGGTGGGGACGGATCCCCAGGAGGTTCAGAAGCGGCAGGAGGCGGCGATGAGGGCGGATGCCTCCGCGCGGCTGGAGATGATGACGCGCATGTTCGTCGACGGCTTCACGCGCCGGAAGCTGCCGGACCTGACGGCGCTGTGTGAGCGTTGGCGGCCGGATCTGATCGTCCGCGAGTCCATGGACCTCGCGGCGGCCCTGGTGGGCGAGAAGCTGGGGATTCCGCATGCCTCCATCCAGGTCGGAGGCGGTTTGATTGGCGGGGCCGATCAGCCGTTCTTCATGGCGCGGCTGGAGGCGGTGCGCGCGGAGTTCGGCCTGAAGCCGGATCCGGAGCTGCGCGAGCCCTTCCGTCACCTGCACCTGTCGTTCATGCCCGCGTCCTACTTCGAGCCCCGGCTGCCGCCGACGACGCGCTACCTGAAGCTGGAGGTGTTCGACCAGTCCGGTTCCGAGGGGCTGCCCGGATGGGTGTCTTCTCTGAGTGGGAGGCCGGTGGTGTACGCGACGCTGGGCACGGCGTTCAACAAGCTGATCCACCTGCTGGGCACCATCGCCAAGGGGCTTCAGGAGGAGCCGGTGGAGCTCATCATCACGGTGGGGCGGGATTTGGATCCAGCGGTGCTCGGGCCGCAGCCGGCGCACGTGCACGTGGAGCGCTACATTCCCCAGTCGCTCCTGCTGCCACGGTGTGACCTGGCCATCATGCACGGGGGCTACAACAGCGTGATGAGCGCGCTGTACGCGGGGCTGCCGGGCCTCATCATGCCGATCGCGGCGGATCAGCCGATCAACGCCCAGGCGTGCGCGCGGATTGGCCTCGCGCGGGTGGTGATGCCGGACACGCTCACGCCGCAGCTCATCCGCCAGCAGGTGCGGGAGATGCTCGCGGATGGCGCATACCGCGAGCGTGCGCGGCGCTTGCAGGCCGAGGCCTTGGCACTGCCGGGGTTGGAGCACGGCGTGGCCCTGTTGGAGCGGCTGGCCCGGGAGAAGACCTTGCCCGCTGGGAGCTGA
- a CDS encoding DUF4238 domain-containing protein: MSRPKAHHYVPRFYLNRFTNADGKLWVLDKPDWRIYPSTPKNAAFVNSFCELQWLKDIGDDSCLLERQLGSVESAVAPIIDSWLVQRERGTQIPISEQDRKLVSLFLAIQMLRTLEARTLLLQFLEFITAGGTDAPPLPVTAQEQTQIHADIMWDAEIVNPVAREIHERIWIFGYNDSPTLFCTSDHPVLLKSGDNRGWVVDMQVIDTFLKKERDPSDYIVFPVSPHWVLYCYDRNHYPKMVRFDTHVSPVPFTSDMVNHENSGQIGMSTRFVYSSVNDFEFAREFAADQPWIRDPKRSRLESRSNPYARGED, from the coding sequence ATGAGCCGCCCCAAAGCCCACCACTATGTGCCCCGTTTCTATCTGAACAGGTTCACCAATGCAGACGGCAAGTTGTGGGTGCTCGACAAGCCGGATTGGCGAATCTATCCAAGCACGCCAAAGAACGCAGCATTTGTGAATAGCTTCTGCGAGCTTCAGTGGCTAAAGGATATTGGAGACGACTCCTGTCTGCTTGAGCGTCAATTGGGCTCTGTCGAATCTGCGGTCGCGCCGATTATTGACTCATGGCTCGTGCAGCGAGAGCGCGGCACTCAGATTCCTATCTCCGAACAGGATCGGAAACTCGTCTCGTTGTTCCTTGCTATACAGATGCTCCGAACGCTGGAGGCACGGACACTTCTGCTGCAATTTCTTGAATTCATAACAGCGGGTGGGACGGATGCGCCACCGTTACCAGTGACCGCGCAAGAGCAGACGCAGATTCATGCCGATATCATGTGGGATGCAGAGATTGTAAACCCAGTTGCTCGCGAAATCCATGAGCGGATTTGGATTTTCGGATACAACGATTCGCCGACACTGTTTTGCACCTCCGATCATCCAGTGCTTCTCAAGTCTGGCGACAATCGTGGATGGGTTGTTGATATGCAGGTGATTGATACGTTCCTCAAGAAGGAGCGTGATCCCTCCGACTATATTGTCTTTCCAGTCTCCCCTCATTGGGTGCTATACTGCTATGACCGGAATCATTACCCGAAGATGGTCCGTTTTGATACTCATGTGTCTCCGGTTCCGTTTACAAGTGATATGGTAAACCATGAAAATTCTGGGCAGATTGGCATGTCGACCCGATTCGTTTACTCATCCGTGAATGACTTTGAGTTTGCGCGTGAGTTCGCGGCTGACCAGCCTTGGATCCGGGATCCCAAGCGGTCGAGACTTGAGTCTCGGTCTAATCCATACGCACGTGGTGAGGATTGA
- a CDS encoding fumarylacetoacetate hydrolase family protein: MKLGTLKNGTRDGMLVVVSRDLRRAVHARSIVSTMQDAIENWAQVEPALRALYDALNAGSAPQAFDFDPAAAAAPLPRAYQWCDGSAFLNHGRLMEKAFGIPPVPDFETVPLMYQGAADDFLGPRDDVPLPSEAHGIDFEGEFAIMVDDVPMGCTAEQAPGHIKLLLQVNDVSLRAFTPIEMKKGFGFLQAKPSSSFAPVAVTPDELGGAWKEGRVHLPLRVRWNGAWFGHPNGGEMSFSFHQLIAHAAATRRLGAGTVIGSGTVSNADSSVGSACIAERRALEMITHGKPVSGFMRFGDTVHMEVLDADGHSVFGAIDQKMVSATP, from the coding sequence ATGAAACTGGGAACGCTCAAGAATGGAACCCGGGACGGGATGCTGGTCGTCGTCTCGCGCGACCTGCGCCGGGCGGTGCACGCCCGTTCCATCGTGTCGACGATGCAGGACGCCATCGAGAACTGGGCCCAGGTCGAGCCCGCCCTGCGAGCGCTCTATGACGCGCTGAACGCGGGGAGCGCGCCCCAGGCGTTCGACTTCGACCCGGCGGCCGCGGCGGCCCCCCTGCCTCGGGCCTACCAGTGGTGCGATGGCTCGGCCTTCCTGAACCATGGCCGGCTCATGGAGAAGGCCTTCGGCATTCCCCCCGTCCCGGACTTCGAGACCGTCCCCTTGATGTACCAGGGCGCGGCGGATGACTTCCTCGGGCCCCGGGACGATGTCCCGCTTCCGAGCGAAGCCCACGGCATCGACTTCGAGGGCGAGTTCGCCATCATGGTGGACGACGTGCCCATGGGCTGCACGGCCGAACAGGCCCCGGGTCACATCAAGCTGTTGCTCCAGGTGAATGACGTCAGCCTCCGCGCCTTCACCCCCATCGAGATGAAGAAGGGCTTCGGCTTCCTCCAGGCCAAGCCCTCGTCCAGCTTCGCGCCCGTCGCCGTCACGCCCGATGAACTCGGTGGTGCCTGGAAGGAAGGTCGCGTGCACCTGCCACTGCGCGTGCGTTGGAACGGTGCGTGGTTCGGGCATCCGAACGGCGGGGAGATGAGCTTCAGCTTCCACCAGCTCATCGCGCATGCGGCGGCGACGCGCCGGTTGGGAGCCGGAACGGTGATTGGCTCGGGGACGGTCTCCAACGCCGATTCCAGCGTGGGCTCCGCCTGCATCGCCGAGCGCCGGGCCCTGGAGATGATCACACACGGCAAGCCGGTCTCCGGCTTCATGCGTTTCGGTGACACCGTGCACATGGAGGTCCTCGACGCCGACGGCCACAGTGTCTTTGGCGCGATCGACCAGAAGATGGTCTCCGCCACGCCCTGA